The Chelatococcus sp. HY11 nucleotide sequence CGCCACCACATCCGTGCCAAGCGCCTCCGCTATCGGCGCGAAAGCCTTCTCCGCCAAGGCACGGTCAAGCGCCACGCGCCCGCCGAGCAGCCCCTTCGGAGAGAGGTAATTGGTGATAAGATAGGCATCGGATAACGTCGGTGCCGTTCCGCCGAGGCCGTAGCAAGCCGGTCCCGGCAGGGAGCCGGCGCTGCGCGGACCGACCTTCAGCACGCCGCCGTCGAGCCACACGATGGAACCGCCACCCGCGCCGATCGCCTCGACGGCCGTCACCGGCATCATGAGCGGAAAATCTCCGACCTCCGCCTGCGCGGTGATCATCGGTCGTCCGCCATCGATCAACGAGACGTCGGCTGAGGTACCGCCCATGTCGAAGGTCAGGATGCGATCAAGCCCGAGGTAGCGGCCAAGCGTCTGTGCTGCGGTTACGCCAGCGGCTGGCCCGGAGAGCAGGGTATGGATCGGCAACTCCCGCGCTTCAGCCGCGGACATGATGCCGCCGTTCGATTTTGTGATGTAAAGCTTCGCATTAGGATAGTTTTCCCCAAGAAAATCGTCGATATCCTTGAGATAACCCTCCATAAGACGCTTCACATAGACATTGAGCAGCGTGAGCATCGCCCGCTCATATTCGGACTGCTGAGGCCACACCTCATGCGAAGCCATGATCTCGACGTCCGGAAACCGGCCCCGGATCAGCGCGACGGCCTGCCGTTCATGCGCAGGATTGCGGTGGGCATGCAGGAAGCACAGGCCGATGGTGGTGAGCCCGCGGGCGATGGCCGTCTCGACGGCCGTGATGAGCTCGGCCTCGTCCAGCGACGCATCTTCGGATCCGTCCGATAGTATTCGCTCTGTAATCGCAAATACATTCTCGCGGGGCACGAGCGGAGTTGTGCGCCGATTGAACAGATCGACCGGCTTATCGAGCCGCAGGCGCGCTATGCCGAGAAGGTCGCGATAACCCTTGGTCGTAATCAGCGCGATCGGTGGCTCGGACCGCTCGATGACCGCGTTCGTGCTGACCGTCGTGCCATGCACCACAAGGATCGGGCTGTCATGGGCCACGCCATAGCGAGCGACGAGATCCCGGACACCCTGTTTCACCGTATCGGCGAAGTTAGGCCGCGAGGTCGGGGCCTTGTGACTGCCGATATCGACGTACCCGTCACCCTCGTCCTTCCAGATGGCAAAGTCGGTAAACGTACCACCAATATCGACGCCAATTCTCAGCATTCGTCCACTCTCGCCATTTGGCTGGTCACGTCGTGCCTCAAAGTTGAGCACGCCAAATCATGCACTTGACGACTAACCAACATTGCGTGCAGCATATTTGTCAATACCGTTGCTGTATATGGAACACTTCGAACCGAGGGGTCGATGAGTTCACTGGACAACGCGTTACGCATTCTTTCTCTTCTCAACGCCCAGCACCCTGTTCTCAGGGTGGGGGAGGTCGCGCGACACGTGGGTCTGCCTAAGACCTCCGTCTCGCGACTGCTCAAGGCGATGGGCGAGAGCGGGCTGTTGGAGCGCGAAAGCGGGAGCTTCGGCTACATAGCCGGGCCGCGTGCGCTCGTTCTCGGGGAGCTTTATCTGACGCAGCATGGCCTGTTGACGGCGATGGAACACGTATCCGACAAGCTGACGAACGAATTCGGCTTTGTCGGCTACATCAGCAAGCTCGAAAAAGA carries:
- a CDS encoding hydantoinase/oxoprolinase family protein, with the protein product MLRIGVDIGGTFTDFAIWKDEGDGYVDIGSHKAPTSRPNFADTVKQGVRDLVARYGVAHDSPILVVHGTTVSTNAVIERSEPPIALITTKGYRDLLGIARLRLDKPVDLFNRRTTPLVPRENVFAITERILSDGSEDASLDEAELITAVETAIARGLTTIGLCFLHAHRNPAHERQAVALIRGRFPDVEIMASHEVWPQQSEYERAMLTLLNVYVKRLMEGYLKDIDDFLGENYPNAKLYITKSNGGIMSAAEARELPIHTLLSGPAAGVTAAQTLGRYLGLDRILTFDMGGTSADVSLIDGGRPMITAQAEVGDFPLMMPVTAVEAIGAGGGSIVWLDGGVLKVGPRSAGSLPGPACYGLGGTAPTLSDAYLITNYLSPKGLLGGRVALDRALAEKAFAPIAEALGTDVVAAAESAIDVATSNMLAKISPFLARLGVGASDLTLMIFGGAGGVHGPILASEINIGRMVVPRLPSVFCAFGGLVSDLMHDAVRTVQGQPLAQADIFSVFATLAEEGRDWLKRQSHEGQVKETEFIHLADMRYTAQSFTLSIDLSTVVAAGGGLDAIAAAFHAEHERLFGHANPGAPVSIDTLRVRTLGRQAKPGAIALAGAGTEPEPVERRSVRSGGRWLPDVPVYAWSDLSSHWAGAGPAIIQQDLATILVPPGYGARVGALGDLELVKD